Genomic window (Microbacterium oxydans):
CCAGTCCAAGTAGTTCAAACTGAGCAACCACTCGAGCGCGGAGCGCCGGGTCCAAGTCCACAGACGGATCAGCGCGGAATCGCAGTCCGCCCGGGCCGTCCTCGATCACCTGCGCATAAAGCCAACGCGACTCGACGGCCTCGAGGTACGGGTGAATCATCTGATCTGCACCGGTGCCAGGTTGCCAATCGAGTAGCTTCTTATTGCACTGTTGGCAAGCAGGAACCAGGTTTAGGGCCGTGATCGCCAGACCCCCGACCTTTGTCTGTGGAACTACATGGTCGAGTGTCGTGGCCTGACCGTACTGACAATAGCTACACAGGCCGTATCTGGCGCCGGCGAGAATCCGCTCGTACTGCTTCCGAGAGCCGCCACCGGAGTCGGACATGTGTCGCAAGTAGAACCAGCGGAGTTCATCATCGGTGACCGTGTCCAGTTCGAAGTCTTCCTGCGACGCCTCGTGAACAGAACCTCGAAGAACGAGCGCCTCCAGTAGAAGCTCATTCGTCACCAGATAGGGAACTGCTGCCGTCAGACGCCGAGCTAAGTCGCGGTTGCGAACACGTTTCGCACCGCCAGCCACGATCTCCGAAGGTGCCAAGCACGGATGCTCAACGCTCCACATTCTGCCGCCCCAGCACATCAACAAGCGAGCGGAGGATCGACCGCCCCTCTGTGCCAACCTCGCCACCAATAGCCGCTAAAGCAGCTTCGTATCCTTCCGTGGCATGCTTCTCCGCGACTTCGCGGAGAATTCGGTGAAAGCCCGTCGACACAACTTCCAAGCCGAAAATCTCGTTCGTCAACGTGCCAACGTTCTCTCCGAAGGTCTCGATTGTCGGACGGCTGACTCGTGCCGTGTCCCCGACGCGATCGATCTTCCACACGCAACTGCGAGGAACCTCCTGTAACACCACGGGCGAATG
Coding sequences:
- a CDS encoding HNH endonuclease — protein: MAPSEIVAGGAKRVRNRDLARRLTAAVPYLVTNELLLEALVLRGSVHEASQEDFELDTVTDDELRWFYLRHMSDSGGGSRKQYERILAGARYGLCSYCQYGQATTLDHVVPQTKVGGLAITALNLVPACQQCNKKLLDWQPGTGADQMIHPYLEAVESRWLYAQVIEDGPGGLRFRADPSVDLDPALRARVVAQFELLGLELLFAGVSGRDLAEARSVVRGQDAGASGVEDARRQTTRSAIEVAQILMEEANRSFAVDTNSRRGAAYEALAQSEWFCAQGASRR